CACTTCGTCGAAGACGTAGTCGATCTGAAGGGAGTCCGGCCCTGCCGCGTCCTGGGCGAGGATCCCGGTACTGGTGGGCGCCACGAATAAACACGCCGCCAACAGCCATGTTCGTCCGTCGATCAATACCGGGACCCGTCTGTTTACAGTACGTCAATCTACAGGAAGTGGGACAACCTGATGTACAGGTACCTGCCCAGGAAGTCGTACGACGACGCGTCCGACGTGCCCAGGAATCCATTGTAGATCACCGCGGGCGGTGTGTCAAATACGTTGTTGACACCGACTGTGATCACGGAGCCTCCGGCACCGGTAAACAGTCTGTAGGACCCCTGGATACCGAAGAGGTGGTGCGCATCCACGTCCCGGACCGCAGGGTTCGTACCCACGTCGTCGCGGTACAGGCCCTTGCAGTCATCGTCCTCGCACTCCTGGAAACCGCCGGTGTACTGCCATGAGACACCCGCCGATGCCCGGTTCCACTTCAGGCCGACATTGGCGTTGTGCTGCCAGTTCGGAAACACGCCCAGGTCGTAATAACCCCTGCCCTGAACCAGTTCGAAGCCACCCGCTACGGGCAGCATCACGTCGTAGGCAAAGAGGTAATTGGACTCCAGACGCGCCGAGAGCAGGCCGAGGGGCGTGTCGTCGATGTAATTCAGTTCGATGTCCAGCCCGTTGGTTTCCGTCTCGCCGATGTTTGTGGCGGTCGAGAAGATATTGGTGATCAGGTTATTCGCGTCACGCTGTACCTTCTCGCAGTCCGTCGGGTTGTCCTGGGAGTAGCAGTTGCTCAGGATCAGACCCGCGCCGAGCGCGCCGATTTCATCCTCGATCTTGGTGGCGTAGTAACTCACCGCGATATCGAGGTTATCGATGAATTCGGGCTGGTACACCAAGCCGGCCGTCACCGTGTTGGCTCGCTCGGGATCGAGATCGGTGGAACCGCCGACTCTGGCTCTGAGCTGCGCCCTGGAATCTTCGAAATCCCTCGGGACGCCCGCGGAAGCGCAGTTGCGCATCTGCTGAGAAGTCAGGTTGCGCGGATTCCCGGCTTCGTCCACGACGCTACAAGGATCGCTGACCAACGGGAAGCTGTCGCTCTGGCCCAGGAACATTTCGGCGACGCTTGGCGCGCGAAAGGCCTTAGAGTAGGTCGACCGGAAGGCCAGACCTCGCGGCAGTTCGAGACGAGCGCCCGCCTCGTACGTGAAGTCCGACCCGAAGGTGTCGTAGTCGAACAGCCGGCCCGCGGCCGTTACGTTCAGACCGCCCATATCGTTCTCGTAAACTGGAATACTGGTTTCGGCGTATATCGCGCGCACCGAGTATTCACCCTCGGTCGCTTCTTCCTTGTTGCCCGTGGTGTTGCCCGTGGCGGTAATGGGATCGGGAATGGAGCCGCCCGCTTCCCACCGGGACGAAGCGCCTACGGCTACGCCAACGGGCCCAGCCGGCAAGTCGTACAGGTCCCCGGTCAGGTTGTACTGCAGGATCCGCTGCGTTGTATAGCCTCTAGCGATACCGGTGTACTGGATGAACTTCAGCATGTCTTCCGTGATCGTACCGGGACCGTGCATGATATCCAAGGGTACGCAACCTCCCACACAATCCGCATCGGGTCCCAGGGCCATTTCGATATTGCTTCGAATGAACCGGCCCTCGTTTACGTTGGTTCCGCTCGTGCGGCCATAGGAAAAGGCCAGGTCACCGGTAAAACCCCGGAACTCGTGCTCCATTCCCAGGACAATACGGTAGGTGTCGAGGTCCTGAAGGAAGTTGCGGTTGCTCGCCTCGACGAATCGCCGGCGCACGTCGATGAAGTCGCGGCCAAAATCGTTGTACTGGTTTTCCGCTGATACACTGATCCCTTCGCTGATGATGAAAAGCGGGGTCGGGGCCAGCTTCTGGTCCGATTGCCGGTTGGTGTAGGATACCTCGAAGAAGCCGCTCAGGATGTCGTTGAACAGGTAATTCCCGCTGAGGAACGCGGAATACCGGGT
The window above is part of the Gemmatimonadota bacterium genome. Proteins encoded here:
- a CDS encoding TonB-dependent receptor plug domain-containing protein, with amino-acid sequence MVHLLKKPNILYLQLHLITTYCSYYLFPTPIHPHKKEEEFYRFHHLIVRRIAMKHRKYLSWLAIGLFALVSTDAMAQQDQELEGVDFVAEEVTVTGSRIRGEAAESTAPVVILAKTEIQEKGLASIGDVLQTLTVQSNAINTQANNGGDGSTRISLRGLGAGRTLVLVNGRRFVPGGTGANSSVDLNSIPASVIERIEVLKDGASAVYGSDAVGGVVNVITRSDLEGVEFEYYQGVAGAGDGDVIDASLTAGLRSGRGSILFSAGYHNRKPVWTGDRDFSKADKAYDWEANDGTFATNGSSATPQGTIIDRLKQEGNTAWQGIIERAGDGGPVFYNAPSGGWRPMNLGGNSDDGSGDLYNYQPANYLYTPQTRYSAFLSGNYLFNDILSGFFEVSYTNRQSDQKLAPTPLFIISEGISVSAENQYNDFGRDFIDVRRRFVEASNRNFLQDLDTYRIVLGMEHEFRGFTGDLAFSYGRTSGTNVNEGRFIRSNIEMALGPDADCVGGCVPLDIMHGPGTITEDMLKFIQYTGIARGYTTQRILQYNLTGDLYDLPAGPVGVAVGASSRWEAGGSIPDPITATGNTTGNKEEATEGEYSVRAIYAETSIPVYENDMGGLNVTAAGRLFDYDTFGSDFTYEAGARLELPRGLAFRSTYSKAFRAPSVAEMFLGQSDSFPLVSDPCSVVDEAGNPRNLTSQQMRNCASAGVPRDFEDSRAQLRARVGGSTDLDPERANTVTAGLVYQPEFIDNLDIAVSYYATKIEDEIGALGAGLILSNCYSQDNPTDCEKVQRDANNLITNIFSTATNIGETETNGLDIELNYIDDTPLGLLSARLESNYLFAYDVMLPVAGGFELVQGRGYYDLGVFPNWQHNANVGLKWNRASAGVSWQYTGGFQECEDDDCKGLYRDDVGTNPAVRDVDAHHLFGIQGSYRLFTGAGGSVITVGVNNVFDTPPAVIYNGFLGTSDASSYDFLGRYLYIRLSHFL